The following are encoded in a window of candidate division TA06 bacterium B3_TA06 genomic DNA:
- a CDS encoding heterodisulfide reductase subunit F, whose translation MEQSPAVKFFFKRSNPYLPVPMRIKDIRVESEDGMLKTFDLEFVSPEDKESFKFLPGQFCEVSILGKGEAPFGIASAPTEQDYVRFTVNRAGLVTNTMHQLDAGDPTGMRGPLGNWYPLGRFKGSNLVIVSGGFAFTTLRSVIRWLLDGHRADYKNVTVIYGARTPGMLLYKDELEEWSKRDDISIHLTVDKEAEGWKGLVGFVPTVTEKIAPSPNNALLLMCGPPAMIRYTLPVVTKLGFKPEQIYTSLERRMKCGIGKCGRCNIGHYYVCKDGPVFSLDQLEALPHEY comes from the coding sequence ATGGAACAATCTCCTGCGGTGAAGTTTTTCTTCAAGCGCTCGAATCCTTACCTGCCTGTGCCCATGCGAATCAAAGATATACGAGTGGAGTCCGAGGACGGGATGCTTAAGACGTTTGATCTGGAGTTCGTAAGCCCCGAAGATAAGGAATCTTTCAAGTTCCTGCCCGGTCAGTTCTGCGAGGTTTCTATCTTAGGCAAAGGGGAAGCGCCTTTCGGTATCGCGTCGGCACCCACCGAGCAAGACTACGTGCGGTTCACCGTAAATCGCGCTGGTTTGGTCACAAATACCATGCACCAGCTTGATGCAGGCGATCCCACCGGCATGCGCGGCCCCCTGGGAAACTGGTATCCCCTGGGGCGCTTCAAGGGTTCCAACCTCGTGATTGTCTCGGGCGGCTTCGCGTTTACTACCCTGCGGTCGGTCATCCGCTGGCTTCTCGACGGGCACCGAGCTGATTACAAAAACGTTACCGTTATCTACGGTGCGCGCACCCCGGGTATGCTCTTATATAAAGACGAGCTGGAGGAGTGGTCCAAGCGCGACGACATCTCGATTCACCTCACCGTGGATAAAGAGGCCGAGGGGTGGAAGGGTCTTGTGGGTTTCGTTCCAACCGTCACCGAGAAGATTGCCCCAAGCCCGAATAATGCTCTGCTTTTAATGTGCGGGCCACCTGCGATGATACGCTACACCCTGCCCGTGGTTACGAAGCTAGGCTTCAAACCGGAGCAGATCTACACATCTCTTGAGCGCCGCATGAAGTGCGGGATAGGCAAGTGCGGGCGCTGCAACATCGGGCATTACTACGTGTGCAAGGACGGGCCGGTGTTTTCCCTCGACCAACTGGAAGCCCTGCCCCACGAGTATTAG
- a CDS encoding heterodisulfide reductase, producing MNENQDAEAVEEVTKAQEPKVIKFDELDPNFKYEIQAEPSGEFITRCYACGTCTASCPVRSIEETFNPRRIIHMALLGMKKEVLSSEFVWLCSTCYACFERCPQDVRITEMMNALKNLAVKNGYIHPAFTAQIDLIQGHGRLYEADSFVNKKRAKIRLPELTESPDPIKAIFKATGLYEYSTEAKESKELPQSGNTEGGSNE from the coding sequence ATGAACGAAAACCAAGACGCGGAAGCGGTTGAAGAGGTCACCAAGGCCCAGGAACCGAAAGTGATCAAATTTGATGAATTAGACCCCAACTTCAAATACGAGATTCAGGCCGAGCCTTCGGGGGAGTTCATCACCAGGTGCTATGCGTGCGGAACCTGCACCGCATCCTGTCCGGTCCGCTCAATCGAAGAGACCTTCAACCCCCGACGCATTATCCACATGGCGCTTCTGGGAATGAAGAAGGAAGTGCTATCTTCTGAGTTCGTCTGGCTCTGTTCAACCTGCTATGCCTGTTTCGAACGCTGTCCCCAGGACGTGCGCATCACCGAGATGATGAACGCATTAAAGAACCTTGCCGTGAAGAACGGCTACATCCATCCCGCGTTCACCGCACAGATAGATCTTATCCAGGGCCACGGCAGGCTTTACGAGGCCGATTCGTTCGTCAACAAGAAGCGCGCAAAGATCCGCTTGCCCGAACTCACCGAATCACCGGACCCCATAAAGGCCATCTTCAAGGCCACCGGACTTTACGAGTATTCTACGGAAGCAAAAGAGTCCAAGGAATTACCTCAATCTGGGAATACCGAGGGAGGCTCTAATGAGTGA